A window of Argopecten irradians isolate NY chromosome 14, Ai_NY, whole genome shotgun sequence contains these coding sequences:
- the LOC138307395 gene encoding beta-1,4-galactosyltransferase galt-1-like: MRVSLVYKLVLPGILVIYTCVMVSLHLSFHQRAIVVTQPNQNFLPQLLPESSDEEQQVYRQESHFGVYNQKDRRPLHDLHPYRKFKHEHQTLKLMESLDDGSTLQTKSSTSVGNISVFSVYHDNRPTLKNGQSFMRIIGLKRFNSVEGLICHFSYGHSTWLKVHAHSYEMCENHGRYYGGWIFSCEIPEEILNNTVLTKLTKISISSTLHPEKLVKLKITAPTFKKSFEKSINSDTIPSISHSNLESKNSQKQKFGLCLPPIFGDISLSLLIQFIELSKILGASHLTFYIYDITDAVEKLLMFYKEKGEVTLVDWRLSPQINEREIWYHGQLLAIQDCLYRHMADFEYLLFVDLDEFLLPANNYTWSDMVHSLEKIENDSPNVAGFSFKSAFFDPKQVPDPSQQLTFLQLLQRNKVLSSVRTKLMVAPQKIFELGIHHVSKTIDKDTRIVEVDPDIAKIHHYRPCIINYEPDMKCYSEERDETILKYAVHLVENYQIIIRETLDLFVPDR; this comes from the coding sequence ATGAGGGTATCTCTCGTTTACAAACTCGTTCTACCTGGAATATTAGTCATATACACCTGTGTTATGGTCAGCTTACACCTAAGCTTCCATCAGAGGGCGATAGTGGTCACACAGCCCAACCAAAACTTCCTCCCTCAACTTCTACCGGAGAGTTCTGACGAAGAACAGCAAGTGTACAGACAAGAAAGCCATTTCGGAGTATACAACCAGAAAGACCGACGACCGTTACATGACCTTCACCCTTACAGGAAATTCAAACATGAACACCAAACTCTGAAATTGATGGAAAGTTTGGATGACGGTTCGACTTTACAAACAAAAAGTTCTACAAGTGTTGGAAACATATCTGTATTTTCtgtttaccatgacaacagGCCTACCTTGAAGAATGGACAATCCTTTATGAGAATTATTGGACTAAAACGATTCAACAGTGTGGAAGGTCTAATTTGTCACTTTAGTTACGGACACAGCACTTGGTTGAAGGTGCATGCCCATAGTTACGAAATGTGTGAGAACCATGGCCGATATTACGGTGGATGGATATTTTCTTGTGAGATCCCTGAGGAGATTCTTAACAATACTGTGCtaacaaaattaacaaagaTATCAATATCTAGTACTTTACATCCAGAAAAACTAGTGAAACTTAAAATTACTGCGccaacatttaaaaaatcatttgaaaaatcaATCAATAGTGATACCATTCCATCCATTTCACATTCCAATTTAGAATCGAAAAATTCACAAAAACAGAAATTTGGTTTATGTCTTCCGCCTATATTTGGTGATATATCATTGTCATTACTGATTCAATTTATTGAATTATCAAAAATTTTAGGAGCATCACATCTGACTTTTTATATATACGATATTACGGATGCTGTTGAaaaattattgatgttttataaaGAAAAAGGGGAAGTCACTCTGGTTGACTGGAGGCTTTCTCCGCAGATAAACGAAAGAGAAATCTGGTACCATGGTCAACTGTTAGCAATTCAAGACTGCCTCTATAGACACATGGCCGATTTTGAATATTTACTTTTTGTGGACTTGGATGAGTTCCTTTTACCAGCTAATAATTACACATGGTCAGACATGGTGCATTCAttggaaaaaattgaaaatgattcGCCTAACGTTGCCGGATTTTCTTTCAAAAGTGCCTTCTTTGATCCAAAACAGGTTCCAGATCCGTCCCAACAACTTACATTCCTACAGCTGTTACAGAGAAATAAAGTACTCAGTTCTGTGAGAACGAAATTGATGGTAGCTCCGCAGAAAATATTCGAATTAGGGATACATCATGTGAGTAAGACGATCGACAAAGACACTAGAATTGTGGAGGTGGACCCGGACATAGCTAAGATCCATCATTACCGACCGTGTATTATCAATTACGAACCTGATATGAAATGTTACTCGGAAGAACGGGATGAAACAATACTGAAATATGCAGTTCATTTGGTAGAAAATTACCAGATCATTATTCGGGAAACTCTAGATCTGTTTGTACCAGACAGGTGA